The proteins below come from a single Treponema phagedenis genomic window:
- the pcnB gene encoding polynucleotide adenylyltransferase PcnB, which translates to MRVRYSQDAQGNKIKRALVYTASEHTISPKNIDAEALKIIQTLHSAGYEGFIVGGAVRDLLLGRIPKDFDIATSAEPSKIKKLFRNSRIIGKRFRLVHIFYGPKIYEISTFRSIEDGAVGNKFGTIEEDVQRRDFTINALYYDPIKNLIIDYVGGLHDLRKNRLRAIIPLKNIFSEDPVRMLRAIKYSILAKAKIPFLLSCRLHRDTSLLEYCSPSRLTEELNKIFHSGYSKPIIERLLHYELFLYLQPSAYSFIQDNAKFAECFLSGFEELDSLTNEGKIQRQGQALVFLLRDFINLITDWEGSPGEVYAFVYQECRHFVLPMNPQRIELEYAVRYCLYKGGLKIRPPRPLQPKTTPVKRLRTRTQKGQVGKTSQLRGVHAKSSPTAKKKALSNKSEE; encoded by the coding sequence ATGAGAGTTCGTTACAGTCAAGATGCGCAAGGAAATAAAATAAAACGGGCTTTGGTTTACACTGCATCGGAACATACTATTTCACCGAAAAATATCGATGCGGAAGCTTTAAAAATAATTCAAACCTTGCACAGTGCCGGTTATGAAGGTTTTATTGTAGGCGGTGCAGTTCGAGATTTACTTCTTGGAAGAATTCCAAAAGATTTTGATATTGCTACTTCTGCCGAGCCTTCAAAGATTAAAAAACTTTTTAGAAATTCAAGAATTATCGGTAAGCGATTTCGTTTAGTGCATATTTTTTACGGTCCGAAAATTTACGAAATATCAACCTTTCGTTCTATAGAAGACGGAGCTGTAGGAAATAAATTCGGAACCATTGAAGAAGATGTACAACGCAGAGATTTTACGATTAACGCCCTCTACTATGATCCGATTAAAAATCTGATTATTGATTATGTGGGAGGATTGCACGATCTGCGTAAAAACAGACTTCGGGCTATTATTCCGTTAAAAAATATTTTTTCTGAAGATCCGGTGCGAATGTTGCGAGCCATAAAATATTCCATTCTTGCTAAGGCAAAAATCCCTTTTCTACTTAGTTGCCGCCTGCATCGCGACACCTCTTTACTCGAATATTGTTCACCTTCTCGATTAACGGAGGAGCTTAATAAAATTTTTCATTCCGGATATTCCAAACCGATTATTGAGCGGCTTTTGCATTATGAGCTGTTTTTATATTTACAACCATCCGCATACAGTTTTATTCAAGATAATGCAAAATTCGCCGAATGCTTTTTGTCCGGTTTTGAAGAACTTGATTCTCTTACAAACGAAGGAAAAATTCAGCGCCAAGGACAAGCCTTAGTGTTTTTGTTACGAGATTTTATCAATCTCATTACCGATTGGGAAGGATCTCCGGGAGAAGTATACGCATTTGTTTATCAAGAATGCAGACATTTTGTTTTACCGATGAATCCTCAACGAATAGAGCTTGAATATGCAGTCCGCTATTGTCTATATAAAGGAGGCTTAAAAATACGCCCTCCACGACCTTTGCAGCCTAAAACAACACCGGTAAAACGTCTTAGAACAAGAACTCAAAAAGGCCAAGTCGGAAAAACTTCTCAGCTAAGAGGAGTCCATGCAAAAAGCTCACCAACCGCCAAGAAAAAAGCTTTATCAAATAAATCGGAAGAGTAG
- a CDS encoding mechanosensitive ion channel family protein, translating into MRIWTDIIQPWLRVDPLREDIFWFVIIVCVLFILHKVIKKLLLSMMVKVISPFISKNKLAAYIFKFIHFEKVSLIIYVIGFTYLSTRLHNGASILEKISNLIIIWIIAKLLHGTLDGLASYTENEPRFQGKPYRGYIQVFILIMYIAAFIIAAGTVSGKSPWALLSGIGAMTAVLLLVFRETILSFVASLQISSYDLVRRGDWISVPKYDADGDVKEVALHTIKIQNWDKTISVVPTNDLMQSGFKNWRGMQETGGRRIKRSIYLDVASVKFMDEQLREKTGKIALLKSYFEEIESKIDACYKDNTDHLLNDNRLTNLGTFRVYVTRYLQSLDMLRKDLTFLVRQLEPGPTGIPLEIYVFTATTKWAEYENIQADIFDHLFAAVHEFELRVFQYPVGGFMFSNSETKK; encoded by the coding sequence ATGAGAATTTGGACAGATATCATTCAACCCTGGCTTCGTGTTGATCCCTTACGAGAAGATATTTTTTGGTTTGTAATTATCGTATGTGTTTTATTTATCTTGCATAAAGTTATAAAAAAACTATTACTAAGCATGATGGTCAAAGTTATATCACCGTTTATATCAAAAAATAAACTTGCTGCGTATATTTTTAAATTTATCCATTTTGAAAAAGTTTCTTTAATTATCTATGTCATCGGTTTTACATACTTATCCACCAGACTGCATAACGGAGCATCTATCCTGGAAAAAATTTCAAACCTGATTATAATTTGGATCATAGCAAAGTTATTGCACGGTACTTTGGATGGACTTGCAAGTTATACGGAAAATGAGCCGAGGTTTCAAGGTAAACCGTATCGCGGGTATATCCAAGTTTTTATATTGATCATGTACATCGCCGCTTTTATAATTGCCGCCGGAACTGTCAGCGGCAAATCTCCGTGGGCACTCCTCAGCGGAATTGGCGCAATGACTGCGGTGCTGTTGTTAGTTTTTCGCGAGACAATTTTGTCATTTGTGGCAAGTCTGCAAATTTCATCGTATGATTTAGTGCGGCGCGGCGATTGGATCTCTGTTCCCAAATACGATGCGGACGGCGATGTAAAAGAAGTAGCCTTACATACAATTAAAATTCAAAACTGGGATAAAACAATTTCGGTTGTTCCCACCAATGATTTAATGCAAAGCGGCTTTAAAAACTGGCGCGGTATGCAGGAAACAGGCGGGCGAAGAATTAAACGTTCAATTTATTTAGACGTTGCGTCAGTTAAATTCATGGATGAGCAGCTCCGCGAAAAAACAGGAAAAATTGCATTATTAAAATCATATTTTGAAGAAATCGAAAGTAAAATTGATGCTTGCTATAAAGACAATACGGATCATTTACTTAATGATAACCGCCTGACCAATCTCGGTACATTCAGAGTTTATGTAACCCGCTATTTACAAAGTTTAGATATGCTTAGAAAAGATCTTACATTTTTAGTGCGGCAATTGGAGCCCGGTCCAACCGGTATTCCGCTTGAAATCTATGTTTTTACGGCAACAACAAAATGGGCGGAATACGAAAACATTCAAGCAGATATTTTTGATCACTTGTTTGCAGCCGTGCATGAGTTTGAATTAAGAGTTTTTCAATACCCTGTCGGCGGATTTATGTTTTCTAATTCCGAAACAAAAAAATAA
- a CDS encoding DUF5312 domain-containing protein: MKQHLSTFDKLVETLSGEEAQQMLAKIKQAINTNEELQIAPSSTKSEILKSDFTESRLENEPFLFRLWLTLKAFFKSLPVESLYETSLLNRLGRALHAKYKDYINIRENSFKKGFYDGLKSLRKTQVFFDSLLTAYDNDKGDFYLLLSSFIAPEAHKKLMEESDPFTVQIGTESSANLRSDFLRRIDNAFSVLTDDNKSQLYRAAQAIEWMKSFCDIPIEKMLLHFTISSDTEAVCPVTLVQSELEKLACVLCYLKQIPEPVLQGLFFLKAQNKFENGTSDNSNAAVEFLEQAAIALSAVKKFAEAIPIVDFTRFCLKDLHWHPYSVAGAEEWFILFKNAWKKRFNEKWSLWTAEQKRFALKGQMLALLKKDHFEEMQYKPWEDIWYPLVFKRELSFVFLKNFFNSLYPSSIQPPLKIILVEGSFYRRENLAEFSEAFNALGQMKLKIAGFEEKLAPAGEIGGGFNAQKKEPVATIKNKETLETLIRTVDSEASILIESALNAFKSIDTILTGIVGGSKASIYATLVNWGAIQGNSNSAFRKNVEEAKRRLQTAAGLLIETENMELHNG; encoded by the coding sequence ATGAAACAGCACCTTTCAACCTTTGATAAACTGGTAGAAACTCTTTCCGGCGAAGAAGCGCAGCAAATGCTTGCAAAAATTAAACAAGCAATAAATACCAATGAAGAGCTGCAAATAGCGCCGTCGAGTACAAAATCGGAAATACTGAAGTCTGATTTTACGGAAAGTCGTTTGGAAAATGAGCCTTTTCTGTTTAGACTCTGGCTGACCCTTAAAGCTTTTTTTAAGTCTCTTCCTGTCGAATCCTTATATGAAACATCTCTTTTAAATAGACTGGGAAGAGCCCTACATGCAAAATATAAAGATTATATTAACATACGCGAAAACAGTTTTAAAAAAGGTTTTTACGACGGGTTAAAATCTTTGCGAAAAACTCAAGTTTTTTTTGATTCTTTGCTGACAGCCTATGATAACGACAAAGGAGATTTTTACTTATTATTAAGTTCTTTTATAGCGCCCGAAGCGCATAAAAAACTGATGGAAGAGAGTGATCCTTTTACCGTGCAAATAGGAACCGAATCCTCTGCCAATTTACGGTCTGATTTTTTAAGACGTATTGATAATGCTTTTTCCGTTTTAACAGATGATAACAAAAGCCAATTATATCGGGCTGCGCAGGCAATTGAGTGGATGAAATCATTTTGCGATATTCCGATAGAAAAAATGCTTTTGCACTTTACTATTAGCTCCGATACGGAAGCGGTGTGTCCTGTTACACTTGTACAATCAGAGTTGGAAAAATTAGCTTGTGTTTTATGTTATTTAAAACAGATACCGGAGCCTGTCTTGCAAGGATTGTTCTTCTTAAAAGCTCAAAATAAATTTGAAAACGGTACATCCGATAACAGCAATGCAGCAGTTGAATTTCTTGAACAAGCGGCAATCGCCTTATCCGCAGTAAAAAAATTTGCAGAAGCAATTCCGATCGTAGATTTTACGCGTTTTTGTTTAAAAGATCTCCACTGGCATCCTTATTCAGTTGCCGGCGCGGAAGAGTGGTTTATACTTTTTAAAAATGCGTGGAAAAAACGCTTTAATGAAAAATGGTCATTATGGACTGCTGAGCAAAAACGATTTGCTTTGAAAGGGCAAATGCTTGCCCTCTTAAAAAAAGACCATTTTGAAGAAATGCAATATAAACCTTGGGAAGATATCTGGTATCCCTTAGTGTTTAAACGAGAGTTATCTTTTGTATTTTTAAAAAATTTTTTCAATAGTTTATATCCCTCTTCAATTCAGCCTCCACTAAAAATCATTTTAGTAGAAGGAAGTTTTTATCGCAGAGAAAATCTTGCCGAATTTTCCGAAGCTTTTAACGCGTTGGGGCAAATGAAACTTAAGATTGCAGGATTTGAGGAAAAACTTGCGCCGGCGGGAGAGATCGGCGGAGGTTTTAATGCGCAAAAAAAAGAGCCGGTTGCAACAATAAAAAATAAAGAGACGCTGGAAACGCTTATCCGAACGGTTGACTCGGAAGCATCAATATTAATAGAATCGGCGTTAAATGCGTTTAAATCAATTGATACGATTTTAACGGGAATTGTCGGAGGGAGTAAAGCAAGCATTTATGCTACTCTTGTAAACTGGGGGGCTATTCAAGGAAATAGCAATTCCGCATTCAGAAAAAACGTTGAAGAAGCAAAACGGAGATTACAAACAGCTGCGGGACTATTAATCGAAACTGAAAATATGGAATTGCATAATGGATGA
- a CDS encoding polyphenol oxidase family protein — MDDPFILFHFPNLPNNTLAPVCGISLLSEGSMRASVNEENRQIFYQKAGLDPLMILAVRQKHTKTVYAVHTTAELKDIPTGDGIITIEKNLIPTVTVADCMPIFLFDPETSCFGVVHSGWEGTGIVGKAIKKAEILYQAKAENFKVILGPHIHSCCYTVTAERARFFSDYFTADCVALDKDKVQTHWPYRLSLLKANTHVLTQLGVKKENILDSGFCTQCAVSQGKHLFGSSRRQGDNNYDNMLAFIYFPKNDQLA; from the coding sequence ATGGATGATCCTTTTATTCTCTTCCATTTTCCCAATCTGCCAAATAATACGTTGGCTCCCGTTTGCGGAATATCTTTGTTAAGTGAAGGAAGCATGCGGGCAAGCGTTAATGAAGAAAATCGACAGATTTTTTATCAAAAAGCCGGCTTGGATCCCTTAATGATTTTAGCGGTACGGCAAAAACATACAAAAACCGTATATGCGGTGCACACGACGGCGGAGCTTAAAGACATCCCGACCGGAGACGGAATTATTACAATCGAAAAAAACTTAATACCGACCGTTACTGTTGCGGATTGTATGCCTATTTTTTTATTTGATCCGGAAACTTCCTGTTTTGGCGTAGTCCACTCGGGCTGGGAAGGAACAGGAATCGTCGGAAAAGCGATAAAAAAAGCAGAAATTCTTTATCAAGCAAAAGCGGAAAATTTCAAAGTGATTCTTGGACCGCATATTCATTCTTGCTGTTATACGGTAACAGCGGAACGTGCCCGTTTTTTTAGCGATTATTTTACAGCCGACTGTGTTGCGCTTGATAAAGATAAAGTACAAACGCACTGGCCGTATAGACTTTCTCTATTAAAAGCAAATACCCACGTTCTCACACAGCTTGGCGTAAAAAAAGAAAATATTCTGGACAGCGGATTCTGCACACAATGCGCGGTTTCGCAGGGCAAGCATTTATTTGGCTCCAGCCGCAGGCAAGGTGATAACAATTATGATAACATGCTTGCCTTTATTTATTTTCCGAAAAATGACCAGCTAGCGTAG
- a CDS encoding alpha/beta hydrolase, which yields MFYNNYPINTSTYTSPKFFKGSDEAVLLIHGYTGSPREMTWLGEQIHKAGYTVYIPRLPGHGTCKEDFLSSSWKDWLRCVCDAYINLAAEYKKVFVGGLSMGGVLTALIAAKFNPEKIFLCAPAFIAADARLKLTPFLKFFIKEVKTEVGFFYPEPDYQEAVKDYTGAEYVPTAADLYKLQKLAIKQLPSIRSKTLTVISHGDVTVPFSVKEVIDAHLQAPNEYLILEKSCHIVVDDVEREQVAEGIIRFLNS from the coding sequence ATGTTTTATAATAATTACCCGATAAATACAAGCACTTATACATCGCCGAAGTTTTTTAAAGGCAGTGATGAGGCGGTACTTTTAATTCACGGATATACCGGAAGTCCGCGGGAAATGACTTGGCTTGGCGAGCAGATTCATAAGGCGGGTTATACGGTATATATTCCGCGTTTGCCGGGACACGGCACTTGCAAAGAGGATTTTTTAAGTTCTTCATGGAAGGATTGGCTGCGCTGCGTTTGTGATGCATATATTAATCTTGCTGCCGAATATAAAAAAGTTTTTGTCGGCGGGCTTTCGATGGGGGGCGTTTTAACCGCCCTAATTGCCGCAAAGTTTAATCCTGAAAAAATCTTTTTATGCGCACCCGCCTTTATTGCCGCCGATGCAAGATTAAAGCTGACTCCTTTTTTAAAATTTTTTATAAAAGAAGTAAAAACGGAAGTAGGTTTTTTTTATCCCGAGCCTGATTATCAAGAAGCAGTGAAAGATTATACCGGAGCGGAATATGTACCAACGGCAGCAGACCTGTACAAGCTGCAAAAACTGGCAATTAAACAACTTCCGTCAATACGATCAAAAACTCTTACGGTTATTTCTCACGGAGACGTAACTGTCCCTTTTTCCGTAAAAGAAGTAATTGATGCGCATTTGCAAGCACCCAATGAGTATCTTATTTTAGAAAAAAGCTGTCATATTGTTGTCGATGATGTGGAAAGAGAGCAAGTTGCTGAGGGGATTATTCGTTTTTTGAATTCATAG